DNA sequence from the Pseudophryne corroboree isolate aPseCor3 chromosome 6, aPseCor3.hap2, whole genome shotgun sequence genome:
TTGCTGGTgaggggcgggcggctgctgctggcGAGGAGGCACTGCCACTGCTCCTGCCGCCGGCTCCGAGTCCATAGTGCGCTGCAGATGGCGCGGGGCGGGCGGGCGGTTGCTTCTGTCGAGGGGCGGGCGGCTTCTGCCTCTGATTAAATTTTTTTAAACAAATCGGTGCTGTGGGTTTGCGGGGAAAGTGGCGGCCACTCATTCCTAGTTGTGCTgctaagtgccgccctccagcgcccggcgctctaggcagctgcctaaagctgcctaatggtagcgccggccctggccctgtcacctctatcttggtttTCTTTTGTGGCCTGGTAATTTCTGTTCTTCCCtactgtactgtccctgtcatctctgtattGGCCCTATCACCCCTTTCCTGTCCCTgagacccctctctcctgtcccctatgttctgtcatggccctgtcatccCAGTCCTGATCCTGTCACGCATCTCTCCTGTcacctctgttctgtcctggccctgtcatgcTCCTGTTCCCTCTCTTCTCTCCTTGTCCCCTCTGTCCTAGTCCTGTCACCCATATTTTCTGCCtctctgttctgtcctggccctgtcatgcTCCTGTTCCCTCTCTTCTCTCGTGGCCctctcatccctgtcctctcctTGTCCCCTCTGTCCTAGTCCTGTCACCCATATTTTCTGCCtctctgttctgtcctggccctgtcaccaatgtcctgttcctgtcccctctgtcttagtctgtcTGTCCCTTTCACCACTCTCTTGACACTGTtcctcctggtcctgtcacctttgtcctatccccaaattatatataattttccctTTTTTTCAAGGGGCGGGGGCACCAAACtgtaacttgcctccgggcgacaggGATGAACTTACTGGTTTCGTTCCAGCACTGGCAGCAATGTTGTGCCCCAAGAACATTTATTTAGTCATGTATAGACATTGGTGAAACAGGTTTGTATTGTTATAGTGTGGTGTTTGTGTGGTCAAACTGACATTGTCACATGTTACTTTTACTTTGGTGTTGTAGTCTTATAAAGAAGCATTAATGCAAAGGAGGTTAAGTGGATAAAATTACAAAGTAATTGATATACTGGTGAGTAATCCCCTTTCAGACTCCACCAATGTGCAGTCTGCCTGATTTGCCGGCGCTTAGAAACGACATATCCAAGCGCCGGTGAACCCGTGATTCTGCATACTTTTAGTGTGACTCGGGTCCCTCCCGGGTTCGACTTTGGTAGATATTAGGGTCAGATTCCCAGGTAATGCACCCCAGGTTATTTTTCTTAGATCTTTTCCCACCAAGCCTCGACCTGGGATGGCTGCTTTTAGCCTGGGTTAAAAGTTTGGTGAATATGTGTTACTATTAGTGACAAAGgttaaaaatgttatttttttcctaAAGCTTGAGTATAGTTTGTAATTAGGAAGTTTATCTGATCTACAATGCCTGTACAATTCTCATCTTTTGGGATcaggtggctgcacactgcatggaataGCTGAGAAGCAAGCAGACGATGCTCCAACATTACCTGCCTGCTTCTTAGCTGCCAGCCAGGTCCAGTGGCAAATTCAGGCAAGTCCATAGTAGACAGTGGGTGTTTCAAACACAATCAAAGTAGCCATCCAGGATTCTCCATCTGCCACTCCGATGAGGCTCTgacacatctacccagtgtgcggcTGCAGACAGGCTTCTCCACTTACAAGTgttttttatttaaacaaaaattgcaggtgtagtcattactgtcacattttcaaaCGTGCATTCATTCCTAAAcacattctacagatccacaggtggCCTGGAAACATGAACGGGTTTGGCCACGGTAGATACTAGATCCAAGTGGTCTAAAAGATCcctgtcagggggaggagcaaggcccgaGGGATAGCACTTTCATTATCCAAATCAGCTACCCCATTTAGTAAGCAGCAAGCATACATTTATGGTCACATGTTCTAACCTTGCTCCTCCACCCTCTTATTTCGGGTGACGTGGTTAGGACATCACAGGTCCTTTAGCCAatttaaggggagatgtactaagtagtgacaaaattggagaagtgaaccagtggagaagttgcccatggcaaccaatcagcattgacaaaacatttataatttgcatactataaaagtatagaacagctgattggttgccatgggcaacttctccactggctcacctccacttttatcactgcttagtacatgtcccacttGGATTTAGCCAAAACCCTTTAGCCACCCCCTGGTCTAGTGTAACAGTAATATGCACATACAAGGGCGTAAGCTACCATACGTGCAGCTGCTaaagggcccagagatgagaggggccaccttccctgtcactgttacatgtgttatatttatGCTACCGGTTTTTCTACAGCATTATGTAATCATATCTCCCGGTTCTGTATGGCTATAACTTAGCTGAGGCCTCTTCAAATGCACAAATACATGTATATGTGATATGATACAGCATAATAACATATGTACTATACTGTCATATGCAGCAATGCATGggtgtcacatacctcccaacatgaccctctccaggagggacacaatgcactgctcctggacttccctcttaatttatgattgccatcacctgtgttgaacaggttaatggattagaaaggtgttacagcacaggtgctggcaatcataaattaagagggaagtccaggagcagagcgttctgtccctcctagagagggtcatgttgggaggtatggtgtcatAGCTTTGGCAAGTCAGAAGAACCTGAAAAATAGAACGCTCCGCAGCGCATCCACTACTAGACTAGACGTAGTGTATGACGGACAGGTTGGTCACCCAATGGAAAGCCGAGATGATGGCGCTGACGTCCAATGGAGAAGCGGCAGCGAAGTGACGAGTGGCGGCGTAGGCCTTGCACTTCCTTTCGCTCGGCGGCACGGATCGAGGCAGCATGAAGGCGTCCGGCGTTGTAAGGCTTTTCCGGGGCAATGTCTGTGGTGGGGGCTGGCGGGAGGGGAATTGCCGGGTTCTGGTCCTTGAGTCTCCACCTGTAACACTGTGTCTGCCGGCTCCGGAGGGAGAGCGCCTGTGTATGCATTAAATCATCTGATCCAGGGCCTCTACCTTGCGGCCTACATCATGGCGGCCCCAGCTCAGCCATGTGGAGAGATCTGCGCCCGTATACTGTCTCCCCAGCTCCAGTGCCCCGGTAATAGGCTGACCAGCTCTTTCATGGTTTCATGCAGACCGGCGGCCAATGTGCCCCACAGCATGCCCCGTTCTCGCTGTATCGTACACACGTGTGCTGCATGTACCGGCCATTGCTGCCCGTCTATCCTGTTCATCCTTATGCTGGCCTTACATGCTCGGAGTAAATGACTGACAGACTAATATGGCATTTTATCTGACACCCAGCATAAATCCTGTCCATTTACTGTGCGATATCTCTACGCTGCCCTATGGCAGCCGACGTGCAACTTAAAATAATGTCATCGGATGGATGCACTGGATGATGTTGCATGTACGAccgatcaattttttttattttattttttcagattGGTTGTGTGCATACTCCGTGCAATTATCTGGATGATCTGTCAATATTAGATCACCCAGATAATAGTATGAGATGGAGATATCTAATATTTTCACACGAAGGCACAGATTAAATGGCCTCAGTAACCTGAACACAGAGTTGAACGCTGTTATCCAAGCTATACCCTATTTTTCAGAACATCTTTAGTATATagatctgtaatacccctttcacactaaaatCTTGTCTGACCCTGGATTTGGCACACTGTTCTAGAATGGGACAGACCTTGTTCACAGTGGTTACACTTCGACACCAAGCCCCGACACGGGGTAACCCAGGTTGAAGTGGCATTCTGAGTTGTATGTATGATGATTTATATGCACCTATAGAGCTAGACAAATTGTTCTGTAACTTATTTATACATGCTTTAAGGTTATCTTGCACATAAACCCAAAGTTCATTGTGTTTCTTACATGAACTTGTCTGTTGTGCAAATATTAACTGTATCTTGTCGCCTTTCTTGAGCAGATGTGCTCATGACAGTGAAATAGAAGATACAACAATTTGTGTATATGTAAACTGGTTCCATTGTCTCAAATAAGTTCTTCAAaacagttaaggcccatacacacttgctgataaaatgagcgatgtcgctcattttccccctccctgagtgacgtcgctcattttatcggctagtgtgtatgccgccagcgacgaccgatgcgcggcctcgTCGTTGTCgcaagtgcatgcatgcaggatctggactgtcgtccatgacCTAAATGCTGGGCTGGCGGAgatgtgacgtcactgagcgatatgagcagtcatattgctcagtgtacacagccggccggcccgggaggggtaaacattagacgacgtcgctcacagagtaacattgtctaatgtgtacggacctttacaaCTGAGGTGGCGTCACACTGAAGTCGCACAGTCTTAGGACTTCTGACTTTCCCAACTAAACTGTATTGTGAATGTGCTTGTCTCAAAAGGTGGAGCTGATGATCAATATGttcaaaatattttatttatttatttttccctctaGTTACGGGAGTATAAAGTCATTGGGCGCAGTCTGCCTACAGCTAAGACCCCTTCACCACCTCTCTATCGTATGCGAATCTTTGCACCCAATCATGTTGTTGCCAAGTCTCGCTTCTGGTACTTTGTTTCTCAGCTGAAAAAAATGAAGAAGGCTTCTGGAGAAATTGTTTACTGTGGTCAGGTAAGTGTTTGTATAAAATTCATATGTATGCCGAGCTCAGGCGAATAGAGCATTTGTTTTCCTAAATGCAGCATGGTGGCTTTAAGGTTTTGACATTGTTAATGAATGACAACCTTTACAAGGCAACTGATCTGATATACTGTTGCTTTATTTCCTTCTTTATGGAGCTTGGAGACTTTTCTCTAAATATTTTTATTCTTTAAAATGGACTTCTGTAATCTGGTTTATCATGCTCCTTTCTGGCATTTTACAAAGTGCACACAAAACCCAAAGATTATTAGAGTATTGTGTAATAATCTTGTCTGGTGTGCATAAATTATATTGGTACCTTGTCGCCTTTCAAGAGCTGATATGCCCATGGAAGTGAAACTGAAGGTCCTACAGATGTATAGAGAAAATGCTTAGATGATCATGACTTTCTTAGAATGGTATTAAGATTTGTGTGTGGTAACGTTCTCCTTGTAGGTTTTAATAGTTTCCTATATGTGATGCCTCATTTACAGGTGGTATAGGAAACTCCATATTGTGATCATGTAGAATAATTCCTACAGTTACTGTACATTCCATTGCAACATTGTAGCCTTGGCAATAAGGGATGTCATGAAGCAGTAGTAAATGTTACTAAGGCATATTGTTTGTTTAGGGAGCATTTCCCTGGAAGCCTAATAAGTAAAATGCTGCAGGTGTCGTCGTTAAAATGGATGTTCTGGCATTAGATGTTCCTTAATCTGCATAATGTTAACCACATACCATAGACTGTGTAATCCTTCTCATCGACAATCCCAGTCCCCATTgcaactaaggggccctacacatttgacgatgcgccgccgaggtgtccGACGGCCGATGGGCGGcgtgggggcagtgacggggggagtgaagtttcttcactccccccgtcacgcggctgcattgaagtgcaggcaaatatggacgagatcgtccatattggcctgcatgcacagccgacgggagaccagcgatgaacgagcgcggggccgcgcatcgttcatcgctggagtctacacactgaaagatatgaacgagttctcgttcatttatgaacgagatcgttcatatctttcagaaaatcggccagtgtgtagggcctataagactttgCACCTAGTCACTGGATTGGCAGAGACCCCTAGCTATACACCTATAGGCTGCCTGGTAGAGACTGTAGTCTGGCTTCATGTGCAAAATGAATGATGGTGCTGTCATCTGTAGATTGACTTTGAACTTTTAGCCTTCAGCAATTCTCACTACCTCTATAACAGATGTCTAAAGTTAGATACACACTAGACAGTGTCGTCCGGTCCAGACTGACATATTGGGCACatacaggtctatttactaagccttggatggagataaaggcccagccaattggctcctaacggtcgtgtcacaggttgggtttgaaaaatgaccgttaggagccgattggttgggccTTTATAtccgtcggatttatctccatccaaggcttagtaaatagaccccatagtctagtgtgtacccgctaTGTCACAGACTATGCGCATTCCCGTGGGTTGTCGGCGTCATTCTCTGTTGGCCCTACATGCAGGGCCAACAGGGGATGTCATTTGTGAGGGCCATGCTGCTAAATGCAGCATAGCCGTCTTCATCACTGCCCGCATTGGCACAAGTGTATGTACTTGCTGATGTCTGGCTGGGTACACATTGTGCTTCAGAGATTTACAGGCCCTTCCTGACACAAGCGGCTAACTACAGCTGTCTGGCACTAATCTACCCAAACAATTACTATATAATTAATGGTGTATGTATCTCCATCTATTTGTCAGAATACCTCACTTATATTGGTGATACTAAGAATTTGGTGGGACAGTGTGCCATCTGTATTGGGGTACTATGCTGTGACTTACTATGTATTGGGcagaactactgtgtggcatattaattATTGGTTCATACTATACAATGCAGATGGTATAATGGTTGGCATTGCCTCACAGCACTCTGGTCTTGTTTGATTCCCACCAGGGTCctccatgcttgcatgggtttcctcccacactccaaaaatatgctGCTAGGTTAATTTGATCCCCATAAAAACTAGCCATGTGTATACATGTGGTATGGAACATAGGGCTCGATTCAATTTAGGGagctcccagggctattcaattcagtgcagagGACTTCTTCTTTCACCCCTCTGGGGAtgtgagcagaaatctgacaaatcTTTGGTCCACAATGCTGTTTTGTGCCACAGCGTGGAGAAAACCGCATTGTGGCAGGCACTTTAGGTGAGAGAATGCCCGTTCTCTATCTAAACACCTGTTTAGTCCACGAGACCTAGCCTTCCCCGACAGGATAGTCTGCAGAATTTAATAACACTGGTAGCTAATTCCTGGTGCTACTCAATCTGCGCTGAATTGAATCAAGCCCATAGATTGAAAATTCCACTTGGGTGTGGACTGATATTGTATACCTATTATCTCTAAAGCGTTACAGATGGTATGCTATATAAAATGGAAATAACGGAGTTTGGGTGATGACTGCATAGTAGGGTCGTGTGGTCTTCTATAGAAGTTTTCAAAGATTTTGGTTGCGAATGAGTGTCTCCCAGGTTTTAGAAAAATTTCTCAAGCTCTTCTGGTTTAAAGTACTAGTTCAATTTGATAACTAGGGATTGCTTTGATCCAATGGTAAATACTCCTAACTCCAATGTTGTAGTGTGTATTAGCAATAATGCTGGGCATACCTGCTAGAATTATCGGACAGATCCGCACAATACCAGCgggtctgccagataattgcagCTTGTATGTGGCAGATCCAGCATGTCCTGTTATTGCGATTATCTTTTAAGTGTCCAATCGGGTAGTATATGCTCTACCGCAGCCAAGTAACATTTCCCTGTTCCTTTAAATGGGATGGAACAGGCAAATGTGTTCTCCCCTGGGGAGGAGCGCTAATATCATGTGACATAGAGTTCTGTTTATGTCCTGGATATTGGCAGTGGCAGATAAAATGCCTCTGTCTATTGCTGCCTGATTAGGGACCATTACCCTGGTAGTCTAATTAGTAAATGCTGCAGGAGTATAGTTGTGAGAATGGATGCTTTGGCATTAGATCTGCCTTAATCTGCTtaatataaaggggggggggggggggtcccagaaAAAGTCAAAAGTCAAGATCAACTGTACAGTTGCCTTAAGTGCCATCGATTTAATATGGCCCTTTTTTTTTCCCACTTATTGGCTTGATATAACACATTCCAATAAAAGTGTTAACTGTTGCAGGTTTTTGAGAAAACTCCACTGAAGGTGAAGAACTTTGGCATCTGGCTGCGCTATGACTCTCGCAGTGGAACGCACAATATGTACAGAGAGTACAGAGACTTGACTACAGCTGGTGCTGTGACACAGTGCTGTAAGTAGACTTTTATTTTAGCAGGCCACTATTGCACCTCCTAAAGCAAAATAGTTGTTTGGATCATATGTTGTGAAATAAAAATCCTAAAACTTGAGTGTGGATATGGTAGGTAACATTATTGTAATGTCTAAGCATAGTGTGAGGCTGTCTAAATtgcacttttttttcttcaataaattggATCCTAAAAGTAGGTCTTTAATAACCTTAACAAAGAATCTGCATCTTGCTGGTTGGCATTGGGAATTGTGGTCCCATATTTAGCCTGAAATCTCAGTTTTCTCATTGCATAATCGATTACATGATTTAATAGATATGTGCTTATTTTTACTCTTGCAGACCGTGATATGGGTGCACGCCATCGTGCTCGTGCCCATGCCATCCAGATTATGAAAGTTGAGGTGATTCCTGCCAGCAAATGTCGCAGACCTGCCATTAAGCAGTTCCATGTAAGTGATGCACTTATACATCTCTGGCTTAGATACAGCACTTCTCTATTTTGCCCTGTATCTTTTGTCTTTTTCCTTGTTTACTATTATCTGTTGCTGTTATGTCCATCTCTTTCCCACCATCACTGCAAGCTGAGAGAGGGAAAAATTAATTGCATGACTTTTAAAGATGGTTGCCACCATAGTTTTGGGATCAGATTGGCACGTGACCCTGAAATAAGGGGATAAACAATGTCTGTAAAATTAAGACTGCATTCTCTTGAAATTAAGCATCATAGGGGGCTATTAAGATATGGGCGCAGCCGCTGTGTTCGCATGTAGCAGCCACGTCCATTGGGTCTGCGCACTGGCTATAGTGCACGACAATCGCTATGCTATTGCTTCTCGGAAGGATGGGAACTCGTAGTGATGGGTGCAACGCAGGACCATTTTCGGGCCagctgcttgggggggggggggaagttgcaGGACTGCCAGCGCAGACAGAGTACACCACAAATCAATGGCACAAGCACATTCTGGGGCAGCGCACACATGCTGGTAGGTGCCCAGCATTTCagcagatggatgcagatctttttGCGAAAGTAACATCTGCATctatctctgaataaccctcatATGCTGTTAAATGTGTCTGCAAGCCCTTTTACTTTAGTCTGTAATTAACAAATGCAGTAATTCTAAAATTCATGCATCCTGAACAGACTAGAGTAGTAAGTGTAGAATATAATAAGAGCTACTGTATTTTACATCTGTTCTTCGACTAATTGAAAGCGGTTATATAGCTCCTTTGAAATAAAACATGAAAGGCCCTCAATGCAGTTTCAGCTGCTACTTCCATCTGCATTTTTATATTTCTAACTGCACCAAATGAGACGTCTAACTCTTGTGGTCTTTATTTTCTTTAGGACTCCAAGATCAAGTTTCCTCTGCCACACAGGGTTCTGCGTCGCCAGCACAAGCCCCGCTTTACCACCAAGAGACCAAACACCTTCTTCTAAACGAGAAAAAAACTATGCTCTATGGTCAAATAAAATTTTTGTCTGGATATGTTGTCTCTGTAATGAAATGGGGGAGATGAGGGTGGGGCAGGGCAGGAACCGACCCTTTGTTTAAATCCTATTGCATTCCAGAATAACTAGAATTGGCTTTGACACTTTGACGGGTATACTTCTGTTTATCAAGTACTCTGCTTTCTAAAGGTGAAGTTGGCCTGTTCATCAGCATGGCATAGCTGCTTGATCTGGTTTGCAGACATGTGCAAAGGGTctccttaactggcatggtcagatttcatgcgactgcactgtcccaccctgtccccctgtttttgatgagatccattctgcagatgtgcataatataatgtttaaatattttttaaacgtTCTTAAATAAACTTAAACTATGATATGaaaagttttgaagggaaaaatcgtcagttaagtggttaaacagtaGTTACTGTCATGGTCCCATTGTCTTGACTAGTTTTATCCACACTTTTAAACTTTGCTTATGGTTCTTATGAAACCACCAGCTGTGTAAGTGAGAATGCACAACATCTGCTGCTGAAACTAAAGATATTGAACATTATTTGCACCCAGAAGAGGAATCTTCCTGAGGGCTTGCTCACTTAAGCTGTAGAAAATAGCTTGCCTCCTTACAGCAAATCTATTGAGTGTAATCAAATGTTGCGTTGCTGTAAGTGAAAGTATTCAATTAATCTCGTGGTAAAATTAACATGTTTAACTTCTGCTGACCAATGAGCCTAATCTCTTAACATAACTAGGTCTGGTTGCTCATTTAATGTGAATGGATGAGTTGTCACATGCTGCTGCCCAAGGAGATATAAATTGTATCCAGTTTGGTGTGGTCTTGGCACAGGTGGTACCGCTCATTAACTGCGTGACATATTTTTGTCCTTTCATTATTTATTTAAGGGCAAGAGACTGGAAAAAAAATGTAAACCGCCTTTTGGAGCGTGTGATGTAAAATATGGGGACCAAGTTGCTACTTGGACTCCACTAACCCCTAACATAATGCCTCAGCTTTCAGCTGCTGCTAATGCAGTAAAATGGCCCAATAAGCGTGTAGTGGCAGGACCAAAGTTCTGCCACTACAGTCAGGCAGTCTAGCACTGGTGATAGGGTTGCGTGGGGTCACGCATAGCTATCGTTGTGGGGCATGCACACAGCTGtgtttaacttctaagcaatctagtcagatttggtgtaccctcccttaacaaaaggtaGGAAAATGCTATTAAGTGGGAGACTCATCCGATAAAGTGGTGGTTATAAAAATAATTCCTACAAACAAAACCAATCTCTTACATTTTTTGGTttaaagaacaaaaacaaaaaaaaagccatTGTATCAATAGTGTCTAACTGTCCAAGTGTTAAGTGAAATAATACTCTATTAAACACTTCATGGTGCAGGCATATGTGGTTTGGTAGAGGGAAATTCTCATGCTAATTAGTCTAGATAACATAGGATAGTACACTCTGTTGATGAAAGTGATTGGACattttattgatgtcagtactgTGTGGctccaccatgtgcagtgattactgcagatacCTTCTTGGTCTGCTGTCCaaattcctggacaacagcaggtggtatgttttgtCATTCCGCATTACGTACAGCGATCAACTGGAACAGAAGTTGCCCTAGAACATACCTGACGCTCCAGTTCGTCGCATAGGTTCTGGGGTAAGATTTAGACTCTGAGCTAGCCAGTCCATCtgggttataggccctacacactggccgattttctgaaagatatgaacgatctcgttcataaatgaacgagaactcgttcatatctttcagtgtggagactccagcgatgaacgatgcgcatccccgcgctcgttcatcgctggtctcccgtcggctgtgcatgcaggccaatatggacgatctcgtccatatttgcctgcacttcaatgcagccgcgtgacgggggtgaagaaacttcactccccccgtcactgccgccgggtcgcttgtcggccgtatcggacgtcgggcaccttggcggcgcatcgggaaatgtgtagggccctttactgaatTTTCTATATACCAGACCAGTGTCACCCTGGAAACATGATTCGATGCTCGCTGACAGGATGTTTCACGCGCACTCCAACAGCATgcctccacccctaacagagctgaagatgCTAGAGTGATGAGTACTTAGtcagggtcccggttagcgggtccccagttCAAATGGCGGCACAAGGGGGCTGCGCTGCCACTGTATAGACTGTATCCACACTGGCGCTTGCATTGAAAAGGGGTTTtaacataatttctcttacgtcctagaggatgctggggactccgtaaggaccatggggtatagacgggctccgcaggagacatgggcactataaagaactttagaatgggtgtgcactggctcttccctctatgcccctcctccagacctcagttagatcctgtgcccagatgagactgggtgcattacaggggagctctcctgagtttctctgaaaaataattttgttaggttttttattttcagggagcactactggcaacaggctccctacattgtgggaccgaggagagagaagcagacctacttaaatgatataggctctgcttcttaggctactggacaccattagctccagagggagtcggaacgcaggtctcacctcgccgttcgtcccggattcGCGCCGCCGTCcttgcagagctggaagatagaagccgggtgagtatacgaggaaagaagacgtctaaggcggctgaagacttcagatcttctatgtggtaacgctgcgcgccattgctcccacacactgcaggcacggatgggcgccctgggcagcaataaacctctaggactggctcatatgaatatataggctgcggtggcaatatattttataatcccctgccagtataaattaatttgagcgggaccgaagcctgccgctgagggggcggagctttatctcagcactaaccagcaccattttctccacagcacactgcagaagctggcttcccagactcccctgctgaacacggtgacagagggcaaaaaaagagggggaggggggggcgcacttgtagggcgcagtgagtgtatagatttatctatatgattatataaaggcgctgtttatctgggaattttgtttccagtgttattggcactgggtgtgtgctggcatactgtccaagtcgaaaaatattgaagaacacacagcacgtataaactgcacacacatgcccactgcgtgtgcacatatccgcaatttgcgtatggtcgctcctgcgtgaacggcgcgtggtatgggtatttacggcagagtttgtgtacgcatagagagccatcaaaacacattacatatttaatccgaatagtgcacaatgtacacatagtctccttgcaccacatccgaAAGTtacagctgtttaaatggttgcagaacaaggggattcgcctttacaggataggaggggacagactaaggttataaggtgatatttggtatccagctgtagggtattttaagggtaacattccggtggtggtctgcggaagatcgcatgttcctgcggatagttatgtgcagaatatagatataaactgtatttactgtatattatgtatgcggcgggaatccagaggagaccacccacaagagcagttgagaaagacatcgcctaccttttcaaatcaacctatgacctctcctgtactgtaaaggtgcatccctgtgtccaatggacaaagggattacagtatccattgt
Encoded proteins:
- the RPL18A gene encoding large ribosomal subunit protein eL20, with the translated sequence MKASGVLREYKVIGRSLPTAKTPSPPLYRMRIFAPNHVVAKSRFWYFVSQLKKMKKASGEIVYCGQVFEKTPLKVKNFGIWLRYDSRSGTHNMYREYRDLTTAGAVTQCYRDMGARHRARAHAIQIMKVEVIPASKCRRPAIKQFHDSKIKFPLPHRVLRRQHKPRFTTKRPNTFF